A genomic region of Oncorhynchus masou masou isolate Uvic2021 unplaced genomic scaffold, UVic_Omas_1.1 unplaced_scaffold_1597, whole genome shotgun sequence contains the following coding sequences:
- the LOC135531478 gene encoding ankyrin-3-like: MPYFPLNSDPRRSDSSPLWRQERIMNRHLTVLHVLTAHCGHYKVAKVIVDKKANPNAKALNGFTPLHIACKKNRIKVMELLLKHGASIQAVTESGLTPIHVAAFMGHDNIVTQLTNHGASPNTTNVRGETALHMAARAGQAGVVKYLVQSGARVEVKAKDNQTPLHISSRLGKPDIVLYLLQNGACPDATTTSGYTPLHLAAKEGHRDVSSVLLDQGASPDITTK; encoded by the exons ATGCCCTACTTCCCCTTAAACTCTGACCCCAGGAGGTCTGACTCCTCTCCACTGTGGCGCCAGGAGCGGATCATGAACA GACATCTGACGGTTCTGCATGTGTTAACCGCCCACTGCGGACACTACAAGGTCGCCAAGGTCATTGTGGACAAGAAGGCCAATCCCAACGCTAAAGCACTG AATGGTTTCACTCCGCTCCACATCGCCTGCAAGAAGAACAGAATCAAAGTGATGGAACTGCTGCTGAAACACGGAGCATCCATACAGGCAGTGACCGAG TCGGGTCTCACTCCGATCCATGTGGCGGCTTTCATGGGACACGATAACATCGTCACTCAGCTGACGAATCATGGAGCTTCGCCAAACACAACTAATGTG AGGGGAGAGACGGCGCTCCACATGGCAGCGAGGGCCGGCCAGGCTGGCGTGGTCAAATACCTGGTTCAGAGCGGAGCCAGAGTGGAGGTCAAGGCCAAG gACAACCAGACCCCGCTCCACATCTCCAGTCGTCTGGGGAAGCCTGACATCGTGCTGTATCTGCTGCAGAATGGGGCGTGTCCTGACGCCACTACCACCTCTGGCTACACCCCCCTACACCTGGCTGCCAAAGAGGGACACAGAGACGTCTCCTCAGTCCTCCTTGATCAGGGGGCTTCTCCAGACATCACTACCAAG